In a genomic window of Oceaniferula flava:
- a CDS encoding four helix bundle suffix domain-containing protein: protein MSSEDPSFLPKTGNYQELFSYQKSEIVYDLTFRFCERFLTYKDRTVDQMVQAARSGKQNIAEGSKAAKTSSEMELKLTNVARASLEELLLDYQDYLRTRNHHIWDKNSKEALYVRGLSNKSDESYETYREFADTRDAGVVANIALCLIHQANYLLDKQIARLEKDFLEKGGLKELMYKARVEHRRKQ from the coding sequence ATGAGTTCAGAAGATCCCAGTTTCCTCCCCAAAACCGGTAACTATCAGGAACTCTTCTCCTACCAAAAATCCGAGATCGTCTATGACCTCACCTTCCGTTTCTGCGAGCGTTTTCTGACTTACAAAGACCGTACCGTTGACCAAATGGTGCAAGCCGCCCGCTCCGGCAAACAGAACATCGCCGAGGGCTCCAAAGCCGCCAAAACATCCTCCGAGATGGAGCTCAAGCTCACCAACGTCGCCCGGGCCTCCCTCGAGGAACTCCTGCTCGACTACCAGGATTACCTCAGAACCAGAAACCACCACATCTGGGACAAAAACTCCAAAGAGGCTCTCTACGTGAGAGGCCTCAGCAATAAGTCGGATGAGTCCTATGAGACCTACCGAGAATTTGCCGACACCCGAGACGCAGGCGTCGTCGCCAACATCGCCCTCTGCCTCATCCACCAGGCCAACTACCTCCTCGACAAACAAATTGCCCGACTCGAAAAGGACTTCCTAGAAAAAGGCGGCCTCAAAGAACTCATGTACAAAGCCCGCGTAGAACACCGCAGAAAGCAATAG